Proteins from a genomic interval of Pseudomonas paeninsulae:
- a CDS encoding aminopeptidase — protein sequence MTYRTAHAFIDSLCRHWVPLLAALLLLGGCTTLDYYSHLARGQLQLLQASTPVAALLRDPQVDPGLQQRLILTQQARDFASARLGLPDNRSYRLYADIQRPFVVWNLFATAEFSVKPELHCFPVAGCVAYRGYYSQGRGRGAAALFKQRGLDTYLAGVEAYSTLGWFDDPILNTMLRWNDERLVAVIFHELAHQQLYVADDTAFNESFATFVEREGLRQWQQAQGLPATDRDETWQREQFSALVLASRARLEQLYASDLAVDAMRAAKQAEFERLRQEYQALREREWGGRGRYDAWVAAPLNNAKLLPFGLYDKWVPAFAAVFAKVGGDWPRFYQRVAALGKLSEAERSQALAALSE from the coding sequence ATGACCTATCGCACTGCTCATGCTTTTATCGACTCCCTCTGCCGGCACTGGGTTCCGCTGCTGGCGGCGCTGCTGTTGCTCGGTGGTTGCACTACCCTGGATTACTACAGCCACCTGGCGCGGGGTCAGCTGCAGTTGCTGCAGGCGAGCACGCCGGTCGCTGCCTTGCTGCGTGACCCGCAGGTCGACCCCGGCCTGCAGCAACGCCTGATCCTGACTCAGCAGGCGCGCGACTTCGCCAGTGCGCGGCTGGGCCTGCCGGATAACCGCAGCTATCGCCTGTATGCCGATATCCAGCGGCCTTTCGTGGTGTGGAACCTGTTCGCCACGGCGGAGTTTTCCGTCAAGCCCGAGCTGCACTGCTTTCCCGTCGCCGGCTGCGTCGCCTATCGCGGCTACTACAGCCAGGGCCGCGGCCGTGGCGCGGCGGCGCTGTTCAAGCAGCGCGGTTTGGACACCTACCTGGCTGGGGTCGAGGCCTATTCCACCCTGGGCTGGTTCGACGACCCGATTCTCAACACCATGCTGCGCTGGAACGATGAACGCCTGGTGGCGGTGATCTTCCACGAACTGGCCCACCAGCAACTGTATGTGGCCGACGACACCGCGTTCAACGAATCCTTCGCCACCTTCGTCGAGCGCGAAGGTCTGCGTCAGTGGCAACAGGCGCAGGGCCTCCCGGCTACCGACCGGGACGAAACCTGGCAGCGCGAACAGTTCAGTGCGCTGGTGCTGGCTAGCCGTGCGCGCCTGGAGCAGCTGTATGCCAGCGACCTGGCGGTGGATGCCATGCGTGCGGCCAAGCAGGCCGAATTCGAGCGTCTGCGCCAGGAGTACCAGGCCCTGCGTGAGCGCGAGTGGGGCGGTCGTGGCCGCTACGACGCCTGGGTCGCGGCGCCGCTGAACAATGCCAAGTTGCTGCCGTTCGGCCTCTACGACAAGTGGGTACCGGCGTTCGCCGCCGTGTTCGCCAAGGTCGGCGGTGATTGGCCACGCTTCTACCAACGAGTCGCCGCCCTGGGCAAACTGTCCGAGGCCGAGCGGAGTCAGGCCTTGGCTGCGCTATCTGAGTAA